A region of the Dickeya chrysanthemi NCPPB 402 genome:
CGTCTTATTCAGGTACTGGATACGTGGTGTGAACCGTTTCCCGGCTATTACCTGTACTATCCCAGCCGGAAACAGCACACCGCCGCCTTTTCTCTGTTTATCGACGCGCTGCGCTATCGCGGCTGATGACTGAAACGAGGCGGTGCCCGTCTCGTTCACAGCAGTGCCGTTGCTTCGCCACTGCCACAGAATGCCGGGCGTGTTCAGCGGATATCCAGCTCGACCCATACTGCCGCGTGGTCCGAAGCGCCGGTATCCCAGGAAGTGACCGTCGGGAACGGCGTCACCGGTTCTGCGCCCTCTTTAGCGGCGATCTTATCAATGTTATAGATACCGCGTCGCTCGATGCCGCAGGTGACCTTCGCGCGATGTAGCGGCGTAGATATGAAGATATAGTCCAGTTGGTTTAATCGCTCCTGGGGTTTTCCGCCGGAGAAATAATAGGTATAACGCGCCGTTTCCGGCAGGGAAGGATCAATCGCCGGGTGTAAGTCAGGTATGGAAAACAACGGAGTCAGACTGTGCCAGGGATTAGCGGCATCCTCGTTCAGGTCGCCCATCACCACGACATACTCCTGCTGCAAATTGTACCCGCGCACAATCTCGGCAACGCGTTCCGCCTGAGCGAGCCGACGTTTGGCCGCCCGCTCGCGCTCTTCATCGTTACGGCCGTTCTGGCTTTTGAAATGATTACACAGCACATGCACCGGCTGCAGCAGGCCGACGTCTATCGTCACCTCCAGGCAATCACGGCTGAACAGCGGAGTAAACGATGCGCTCGCATCAAAAATATGGGTACGCAACTGGGTAATGCGATGACGAGTCAGGCAGGCAACATCGATACCGCGCGGATCGTTCGGGCTATCGATCATGACATACTGAGCAAACACCTGATCCGCCAGAATCTGCCGATTGAAATCACGCAGCACCGCCATATTCTCCACCTCGACTGCGCACAGAATATCGGCTTTCAGCGCCTTGATGACCAACCCGGTATTTTGCCGCTGCTGATCGCCAAAGGGTTCGGCACGAAAAACCAGCTCGCCCAGCCAGTCACGTCGCCCACGGCAACTCTTGTTAATCCGAAATCCGGTCTTGCCCGCTTCGTTTTTCCAGCTTCCCAGCGAGCCGCCGTCAACCCGCAAGTCGATATACGGCTGGAGATTGCTGGTCAGGGTAAAAACCCGGTCTTTCAGGACATCGTCATACTTATCATCATCCAGCAGCGTTTGTAACTGGCGAACCTTCTCCAGTAATTCACTGCTTTGTTGCGGGTCAGGCAGGTTAAGAATCGCAGTACGGTGAAACAAGTTTTCAACGTTATAGCTGGCAAGTCTGAGCTTCATGGCTCCTCCTCAGGCGACAGGCTATGGCGGGAAATAACTAGTTACGGGACACCCTCTAGTCTGGCTACCGATTGTTACCACCGTATATCACACTGTCCCGCGATGCTCATTGGTAAAAAATACCGGCGCTCACTATATTCATAGCAGATATAAGCCATGTCGTTATGGACTTGGCAAACATCATGACATCACGTAAATTCGCAGCATTTCTGACTCACAACGGCAACAGCCATCTCTGGCAGGAACAATGATGAAAAAATCTCGCTTAGCATTACTGACCGGCGCCTTACTGGTTACCAGCGTACTGGCTCATGCACAGGACGATCTCAGCGCCATCAAGGCAGCCGGTGTGATTAAATTCGGCACTGAAGGCACTTACGCGCCTTATACCTACCATGATGCCTCCGGCAAACTGGTCGGGTTCGATGTAGATGTCGGCCGCGCGGTGGCGGAAAAACTGGGTGTGAAAGCTGAGTTCGTCGAAGGCCGTTGGGACGGGTTGATCGCCGGCGTAGACGCCAAACGCTATGATGCCGTCATCAACCAGGTGGGCGTGACCAAAGAGCGTCAGGCAAAGTATGACTTTTCCAACCCGTATATCGATGCCAAATCGGTATTGATCGTACGTAGCGATAACACCAGCATCAAATCGTTCAACGACCTGAAAGGCCACAAATCCGCTCAGAGCCTGACCAGCAACTACTCCAAGCTGGCTACCAGCTACGGTGCGGAGATCGTGCCGACCGACGGCTTCAACCAGTCGCTGGAGCTGGTGCTGAGCGGCCGTGCCGAAGCCACCCTGAACGATAACCTGTCGTTCCTGGACTTCAAAAAACACAAACCTGACGCCAAGGTAAAAGTGGTTGCTACCGCTGAAAGCGGCGATCCGTCGGCCATTCTGGTACGTAAGAACCAGCCGCAACTGGTTGACGCGCTGAACAAAGCGTTGGATCAAATCAAAGCCGACGGCACCTATAAGACGATTTCTGTGCGATACTTTGGACAAGACGTTTCCAAATAATGCATTGATATCGGAGCTATTGTAGATATGCCATCATGGCTACAACTTATGGCAGACTCCTTCTGGAGTCTGCTTTCCGCCGGACTGACCTTCACCGTTCCTCTCGCGATTCTTTCCTTTGCTCTTGGGCTGATGATCGGCGTACTGGTGGCGTTATTGCGCCTGTATGGCCCCAAACCGCTGAAAAAGATCTGCGACTTTTACGTGTGGATGATTCGCGGTACACCGCTGCTGGTCCAGCTATTTCTGATTTTCTATGGCTTGCCTAACGCCGGTATTACGCTGGATGCCTTCCCGGCGGCACTGATTGGATTTAGCCTGAACGTCGGTGCGTACAGTTCGGAAATCGTACGCGGCGCTATTCTTTCCGTCCCTAAAGGCCAGTGGAACGCCGCCTATTCGCTCGGCATGAGCGGCGCGCAGGCTATTCGCTGGGTGATCGTACCGCAATCCGTTTTTGTCTCGTTGCCGCCGCTGGCGAATACCTTTATTTCACTGGTCAAGGACACCTCGCTGGCCGCCGTCATCACCGTGCCTGAAATGTTTCTGGCGGCGCAACGCATCGTATCGGTCACTTATGAACCACTGATCCTGTACATCGAAGCCGCACTCATCTACCTGATGTTCAGCACCGTGCTGAGCAAACTACAGGCGCGACTGGAAAAATACTACCAGCGCCACACGGTACATTGATGACCGGTCGACAGACCAGATAACCGGCAGGCAGACTAGTCCGAATGGTCTGCCTTCTTACATTCCTTCCGGATTAATCCCCCCGAAAACCCTGCTGTACCGCCGTTATTGGCTTTACAAGGCTGCTACCGCTCACCGGAACGCGCTGCACTAAAACAGATAGCGCCGCCGCTGGTCATTACTCTCCTTGAGGCAGCATCAACGCATTAACCGCCGTTTTTTACCTGAGTTGCACCAAATTGGATCAACCGAATAACAATCACGCCATTTTGGTGCGCCCTATGCCTTTGCTTTATCCCGCTATACCCCTCATTTATCCCGATTTACTACGCAGGCGATTTAGTTTCCTGCCTGTATCGCTGTGATCACAAGCTGGCATCGTTTTTGCTTTCTTAACATGACGGTGTCCGGCATACAGCGCCGAAGTCACCCATCGACAGACAGAGCAGGCGCGGCCATGACTGCGCCAACACACAACAGCACATTACTATTACATTAGGCACATACGATGATTATGAAAAAAGTGATTATGTCTACGCTGGTTGCCAGCGCTTCACTGTTTGCCTTCATCAACCAGGCACACGCGGGCGCAACCCTTGATGCCATTCAAAAGAAAGGGTTCGTGCAGTGCGGTATCAGCGATGGACTTCCTGGTTTCTCGTATGCCGATGCCAACGGCAAATACTCCGGTATCGACGTTGACGTCTGCCGTGGTGTCGCTGCAGCCATTTTTGGCGATGCCAACAAAGTCAAATACACCCCGCTGACCGCCAAAGAGCGTTTCACCGCGCTGCAATCCGGCGAAGTGGACTTGCTGTCCCGTAACACTACCTGGACTTCCTCTCGCGATGGCGGTATGGGCCTGCTGTTCACAGGCGTGACCTACTACGACGGTATCGGCTTCCTGACTCACAACAAAGCCGGGCTGAAAAGCGCTAAAGAGCTGGACGGCGCAACCGTTTGTATCCAGGCCGGCACCGACACCGAGCTGAACGTAGCCGACTACTTCAAGACCCACAACATGAAGTACACCCCGGTGACCTTCGACCGCTCCGACGAAAGCGCTAAAGCGCTGGATTCCGGCCGCTGCGATACGTTGGCTTCCGACCAGTCTCAGCTGTATGCCCTGCGCATCAAGCTGGGCAAACCGGCCGATTTCGTGGTACTGCCGGAAGTGATCTCTAAAGAACCGTTGGGCCCGGTAGTACGCCGCGGCGACGAAGATTGGTTCGCGATTGTCCGCTGGACACTGTTTGCCATGCTGAATGCCGAAGAGATGGGCATCACCTCTCAGAACGTCGATCAGATGGCAGCCAAGCCAGCCACCCCGGATATGGCGCACCTGTTGGGTAAAGAAGGCAACTTCGGTAAAGATCTGAAACTGCCGGCTGACTGGGCGTTCAAAATCGTCAAACAGGTAGGCAACTACGGCGAAGTATTTGAGCGCAACGTCGGTCAGGGCAGCGAGCTGAAAATCAAGCGCGGCCTGAACGAACTGTGGAATAAAGGCGGCATCCAGTACGCTCCTACCGTTCGCTAATCCCTGATGCTAAAACGGGCACGCGCTGCGAACCAGCCGTGCCCTTGCTTTATCTGTCACTGAGGCTCCAACATGCTGCAACGCCCAACCGTGAAAGGTGATTTATCACTGACTAATCCAGCGGTGCGCGCCTGGTTGTACCAAATTCTGGCGGTCGTTATCGTTGTGACTACCGTCGGCTACCTGCTGCACAACACGGTAACGAATCTGGCACAGCGCGGGATTACGTCAGGCTTTGCCTTTCTGAATAACAGTGCCGGTTTCGGTATTGTTCAACACCTGATTGACTATGAACAAGGCGATACTTACGCCCGCGTTTTTGTCGTCGGCTTGCTGAACACGCTGCTGGTGTCGGCTATCTGTATTATCTGCGCCTCGCTGCTGGGGTTTATCGTCGGTCTGTCCCGGTTGTCTGATAACTGGCTACTGCGTAAGCTATCAACAATTTACATCGAAACGTTTCGTAATATTCCGCCGTTACTACAAATCTTCTTTTGGTATTTCGCGGTATTACGCAACCTACCCGGCCCTCGTCAGGCTGTGAACGCGTTCGATACCTTTTTCCTGAGTAACCGGGGGTTATATATTCCGGCCGCCGAGTTCGGACCGGGAGCGCTACCGTCTTTCCTCGCGCTGCTCATCACGCTGGGATGTGCCGTCGCGTTGCATCGCCGCAATAAACGCTACCATGAGTTGACTGGTCAGCAGCGTCGTTATTGGCCTATTCCGCTGGTAATGCTGATAGTCCTGTTGGGGCTGTCTCATTTGATCTTTGGCCAGGCACTGCATGGGGATTTTCCGGTACTGAAAGGATTTAACTTTAACGGCGGCCTGGTACTGATCCCCGAACTGGCAGCGCTGGCGCTGGCATTATCGGTATATACCTCGTCGTTTATCGCCGAGATCATTCGTTCCGGTATCCAATCCGTTTCCCACGGACAACATGAAGCGGCGTT
Encoded here:
- a CDS encoding amino acid ABC transporter substrate-binding protein produces the protein MKKSRLALLTGALLVTSVLAHAQDDLSAIKAAGVIKFGTEGTYAPYTYHDASGKLVGFDVDVGRAVAEKLGVKAEFVEGRWDGLIAGVDAKRYDAVINQVGVTKERQAKYDFSNPYIDAKSVLIVRSDNTSIKSFNDLKGHKSAQSLTSNYSKLATSYGAEIVPTDGFNQSLELVLSGRAEATLNDNLSFLDFKKHKPDAKVKVVATAESGDPSAILVRKNQPQLVDALNKALDQIKADGTYKTISVRYFGQDVSK
- a CDS encoding amino acid ABC transporter permease encodes the protein MLQRPTVKGDLSLTNPAVRAWLYQILAVVIVVTTVGYLLHNTVTNLAQRGITSGFAFLNNSAGFGIVQHLIDYEQGDTYARVFVVGLLNTLLVSAICIICASLLGFIVGLSRLSDNWLLRKLSTIYIETFRNIPPLLQIFFWYFAVLRNLPGPRQAVNAFDTFFLSNRGLYIPAAEFGPGALPSFLALLITLGCAVALHRRNKRYHELTGQQRRYWPIPLVMLIVLLGLSHLIFGQALHGDFPVLKGFNFNGGLVLIPELAALALALSVYTSSFIAEIIRSGIQSVSHGQHEAALSLGLPKPVTLRKVILPQALRVIIPPLTSQYLNVVKNSSLAAAIGYPDMVSLFAGTVLNQTGQSIETIAITMSVYLIISLLISLLMNIYNRKIALIER
- a CDS encoding endonuclease/exonuclease/phosphatase family protein, translating into MKLRLASYNVENLFHRTAILNLPDPQQSSELLEKVRQLQTLLDDDKYDDVLKDRVFTLTSNLQPYIDLRVDGGSLGSWKNEAGKTGFRINKSCRGRRDWLGELVFRAEPFGDQQRQNTGLVIKALKADILCAVEVENMAVLRDFNRQILADQVFAQYVMIDSPNDPRGIDVACLTRHRITQLRTHIFDASASFTPLFSRDCLEVTIDVGLLQPVHVLCNHFKSQNGRNDEERERAAKRRLAQAERVAEIVRGYNLQQEYVVVMGDLNEDAANPWHSLTPLFSIPDLHPAIDPSLPETARYTYYFSGGKPQERLNQLDYIFISTPLHRAKVTCGIERRGIYNIDKIAAKEGAEPVTPFPTVTSWDTGASDHAAVWVELDIR
- a CDS encoding amino acid ABC transporter substrate-binding protein, with the translated sequence MKKVIMSTLVASASLFAFINQAHAGATLDAIQKKGFVQCGISDGLPGFSYADANGKYSGIDVDVCRGVAAAIFGDANKVKYTPLTAKERFTALQSGEVDLLSRNTTWTSSRDGGMGLLFTGVTYYDGIGFLTHNKAGLKSAKELDGATVCIQAGTDTELNVADYFKTHNMKYTPVTFDRSDESAKALDSGRCDTLASDQSQLYALRIKLGKPADFVVLPEVISKEPLGPVVRRGDEDWFAIVRWTLFAMLNAEEMGITSQNVDQMAAKPATPDMAHLLGKEGNFGKDLKLPADWAFKIVKQVGNYGEVFERNVGQGSELKIKRGLNELWNKGGIQYAPTVR
- a CDS encoding amino acid ABC transporter permease → MPSWLQLMADSFWSLLSAGLTFTVPLAILSFALGLMIGVLVALLRLYGPKPLKKICDFYVWMIRGTPLLVQLFLIFYGLPNAGITLDAFPAALIGFSLNVGAYSSEIVRGAILSVPKGQWNAAYSLGMSGAQAIRWVIVPQSVFVSLPPLANTFISLVKDTSLAAVITVPEMFLAAQRIVSVTYEPLILYIEAALIYLMFSTVLSKLQARLEKYYQRHTVH